The genomic DNA GTAACGTTCTTTAAGTATCGCGATTTTTTTCTGTCCCGCAAATAGGCATATTTTTTGCACACACACTCATGTGCGCTCGTACGCACGCACCTGCATTTCATGAAGTTGCTATTTACACACACATATTTACATATAATCAAAATGTTCTGCCTGGACAAGACCTTTTGGAAGCTTCTGTGATAGATTGTTCAAATCCAGTTTGGTCTGAGCAGCTTTTATATCTGCCTTTTGATCTGTGTGTATATTCCTATACGGTGTTCTCTTTTGATTGAAGGCATTGAGTAACTGTGTATACAGATTGTGAGATTTTCTTATTATGATTATTTACACGAGCATATAGCTGAATGCGCATTGATCATGTTCTACTGGGCGTACAGACTCTTTACTGCACGTGTAGCTGTCAGTAGTATTGGCTCAAGCAGTTGCGGTAACTGTTTAAATTTATGATCGATTTTATTGGATCTTCATCAATTTCTTAGACTTGTGTCACCGCAGACACATTCAGATAATTACTAACAGTGATTTACTACATCCTCTACTGTGTTTGTTGCATGTTTGATGTACACTATTAAGTGAGACCACGAGAACAAGATAACGGGATTATGCAGTTTATGTAAAGCGAAGTGGTTGGCGATGCATACtaaataaaatgtagaaatgTAACCCTATGCTATTATGTAATTCAATTAATACAATATCAGCATTTCGTAGTTCGCTAATTTCATATTGCTTATATGTTTAGTTCCCTAACATTCTGTTTCCGGAGTGGACTTACGGTTGCCCCTTTCCGTCTTTCAATCAGTCACAAAACATGAGTCTTGCGGTAACTTCAATAGTACAACACacgttttctaaaatttaaattacTGTTGCTAATGCAACAGATgtataaagttttacatgtacttAAGCACTTTCCATTTTCTCCCATGagcagactcgatcaaaccgagccaAGGCTGCTATTTTTTTTACTTCGTTGCATGttattcttccaaaggatctcctaaCATATTTCATTCTGTACATACATTGGAGGCAATATATAGAATACGCTTCGTCTTCGTACAACCTGTTTGTCCGACTGTCAATGCCAGTCACCAAGGTGGGTTCTGTTAGTTTTTAAGGGTACTTGAGTTTTAAACCTGATATATTGGAACAATGCAATATGGAGAATATACACGGCATTTTATTTTGTCCGTCTATTCGTCTGTCTGTTCGTGCGTGCAGTGTTTGGAGTTATCTCATTTGCCATGACATTTTATAGAAATTTGGTTAGTGCTTCGGTCAAAAATATACTTCGATAGAGTAGTCGAGAAAATGTCCAAGTAAAACAATCCTACCTTCTTCGATTATTTTGGACAATTTCGTTTAGTAACGGTGCTTCAAATACATTTTCACAGATTTAGAATGCATTCTGTGTGAAATGAAACTGTGATCATTTTAACGGTAAGAAGAGTACATCGATTCCAAAGGTAAATACGGCCTCAAACTGTAGTAGGTGAGATGAAGCATCATCATGGCTACtatgatataatttattttatttcattggcAATCGAATTcgaaatttgtttcaaaacgtTTCCGTAGcaactgatgttaaaataaatTAGTGCAGACTAAGGCTGTTGCAGACAATAATGTATCGGGTCCTTCCATGCGGACAGCATAAAAAAAACCCGATTTTGTCACAAACTATGTCATGCACGTGAACAGTCATTATGCAGTTGCTAATGGTATTTGGCAGTATGCAtttgttttaacccttagccttaGAACAAACTGATTAATTTTATTGGTTTGTTAAACATTTCCAATAAAAGTGTTTTTCTAATTGATTATTTACACATTTTTCTAATGTTACGTTTTAGTACATGTTGCAGTACCTTTTATtcaatacaatgtatttgtttgtcatgtaatgtttttttaagtGATTTATACCCTCTTCTAGTAATACGTTAACGGTACGTGCTTAAAGTCCCATCATAATTTGTTCTTGTCAGAAATTAGTATCCTACCACTCTGGTATCAAATGCATGTTAGAATTTGATGTATAATAAcccattaaattttgtaaaaacaacgcgtaaaatgttgatttgtttttaattatgtcTACCGTTTTAGTCCTTCAATATCTTTATTCCGTTTAATACCGTAACAAATACAAACTACAGGTTAAATCCAACACTCATAGCACGTCTGTTACACCAAAAGAACATAATTAAAACCAGTAGCAGCATAATAGTGTCTTGTgctttcaaaaaaaacaacaccaaaattCAGTTGTGGAGACAGGTACCAGGAcacatttatatcttaaattataTTAAGGCATCATTCATGATACATGTACAATGATAATATTAGTACACATTAATGTTTCAATCCTCGTATTTTATGTATATCTACAGTACGTGAGGAACGATTAAGAACGCTTTATACCTTTTTCAACGCTATtgctttttatgaataaatgctgTATAACTTTCTTTACATGAAgttttttctttctaaatattGAAACTACTTACATAATTCTGAAGGCATGTACACTAATGCGACTATCGTTTTTATCTGTGACGATATCAAGTTATTTTGCAGTTATTCAAATGGGATAAGCGCCATTAACGTGTAATTTAAATGGTTTAATATCTTCTGCATCGTGATAGTTTGTTATTACCTTTTACCTTAGATTACCTAAAATTCGCAATGATTTTATATTCGCTTCACTTAACATTTAAATATTAgagttttacatttttgacagttGAGAGATAAAACgttcccgctaaatttcaaccaGGGTGCATTATCTGACACACATACGTATCTTTGGATCATATACATGGTCGTCTTCTATCTTATTCAAAATTGTGCCGTTGATCCGCCCCTTGAAATCAGATTTCTTTTCTCGATATTATGTTCATGGAAGCTCATCTAGGtgtgcactgtttgctattcagtctgtaaattttcagcgaacacccctttaaataataaatggtactggtAATTAAATGATAGACAAGATCGTTAAAAAAAATTAGCAGGGCAAATGTTAAGAAATTATGTGCACTTATTACGCTGGATCATTTTTTCGAAGgggtagaaataaaaatataatggaaaactgttaaatatgaaAGCTCCGATTATCCATAAATAGaataatgtatatgtatgtatgaaCGGAAGCACATATTTGAGTTACTTAATAAATAACTGTTTGGGGAATTCTCAAGGAAATCAGACAAcagtaacaaaatgaaattaaaagtatgtTAAAAAAATCGGTGACATTTAAATATAGTTACATTTACACGCTGCATAAGCTTTCACCAATCCCTTTTGTATCACGTAAAGGTTGACCAAAATGActtgcccgcttagctcagtaggtaagagcgttggtctacggatctcggggtcgcgagttcgatcctcgggcggggcgtatgttctccatgactatttgataaacgacattgcgtctgaaatcattagtcctccacctctgattcatgtggggaagttggcagttacttgcggagaacaggtttgtactggtatagaatccaggaatactggttaggttaaatgcctgccgttacatgactgaaatactgttgaaaaacggcgttaaacccaaaacaaacaaacaaacaaacaaacaaaccaaaatgACTTTCCGTGTATGTCCACATGTTCTTAAAGGACAACATTTCTTTACAATGTTCCGAAATCTCGACCCAGTTCAAAACATTTTACTGTTCTTCTTTTGCTTTGCTTCATCAAAGGGTGAAACTGCGCGACAACCAGTGTACGACCCATTATTGACATCACACGTGGGTGCTCCAGCTGGTCCAGAACCACAACTCCTAGAAAATGACCATCGGTAGAAATCTGGAAGATTTTACTTTGTATCCAATGAGTTCCGAGTATGACACCATTTTTGTAACAAACATCCTCGATCACGTGACCATGTTTATCTCTTTGATCTTCAGGAAAGCTTGCATTAGTGAAACGCCATTGTAACTTGCCCGTGGGAGTTATACAACGAAGTCCTCGACTTTCGCAAAGATAAATCTGCGTTCCAGTATCATCCACATCAAAATAACGCAAATACCCACGTTCCGTAGGaacacctgaaagataatttcgaCATAATTTTAGAAATATGAAAAGAAAGCAACGAATAAAACAACGAAACAATTTCAAtacttttcacatttttgttaaaaagaacaTTTATGATAACGAGGTCATGTGGTGActttaagtattttcaatttgCTAGAAATTACGTATGTTTGTGAAGAAAGCAATAAAGAAGAAGTAGGAAGCAGACTCACCCGAATGAATCACACAGCTTTCAGTCCCACTTAAGCCCATCATATGAACATCGTTTTCATCGCAGACAACAAAAAGCCTGTTGGCCTTAAATGCAACTTGCCAGAGGTAATATTCACAGTGTACTCTAAGGACCATCATTTCTTGTAATGAATTATGCTCCAGATTAAAGATAACAAGTTGACTGCTTCGGCGCAGGGATACAGCAATTGTTGTACAGCTTAACTCACATATGCCTATTGGATAAGGGAATGATTTCTCGTCCAAGAGAGTGAAATCCTTGGCAAATAGTTGAATAGCATTGTGATAATGATCGGCGACCACAATCATCATGTTAGATGTCAGTAAAATATCTGAAATAGTACATGGCGTACGGTGTTTGCATGTTTTGAATTTGTTTACATATCTTTTTACTAGATTTTCTACTGGTAATAAATGTTCCACCTTTTTGATTTTATCTTCAGCGGTTGATGCGATTTCAAAGTTTACCTCGTTTATTGTCATATATGACTGTAACCTTGGCAAGGAATCGTAGCATATCGATCTGTCCGAAACTGAAAGTGTGTTGCGTGAGTTCAGTGAAGCCGGGTCGCAACCAAAACTTAGGCTGTTCCAGCTGTTTTCCATAGGATTGTTGCGTTCATTATGAATGTATTTAAAATCGTCAGAGAGTCGTGTACTTTCAGAATGTTCCGTGGAGTCACTGTTTGCTTCAGCAAACCCTGAAACCGCTCCTATGTTACAGTTTCCGATACCGGACATCAATTGTAAGGATTCTTCAAGATTTCTGTTTGCTTCGAATGACACCCTGTTATAACCAAGAGCATCAGATCGTTCAAATACTTCAACATACTGCGTTGCAAGCTGAATATCGTCATCGTTCTGTTTTTCCCTTGTTAATCTGTCAAATAggaaattaaattgaattatatttTTAACTATGGCTGATAAACAGCCACAACGAAAGAGACCCTGCAGCCGGTTTGCTCGTTTGCGGTCAATGCTTGCAAAGGATTTGAATAACCATTAATATTAATCGCTGCCTTGCTGACCCTCGGTTGGATTCAGTGCTGTTATTTCTGGTCGTTTGGTATCAAATTCATTCAATTTCAGTGTTATTGTGTAATATATTCAATGTTATTGTGAAATAAGAGTTCCGCTGAAACTGTTGTTAGGATGTAAAATAATcaaggttagacagtacaccagctacacacctgtcaagctgatattgttgatgcatttatctaattgtttattatatcacatCCTCACATTTTGTACATCAAACTGTCAGACAATACATATAACCGATGTTATGATATACTAGTAGCTATATAATAGAGCTACAGATATTTAGATGGCAGAAGTGGTCAGAAGGGCTAGAAGTCCGGCTGGACTTAGACCTAggaatgggtctcgtagatattaagattaagttaggctttagatatgacatttgttaaggcttaagaagctacgaaatgaattatgaaagttatgtacgaaatattccattgtgcaaataaacatcaaaaacgttcagactcgttTCGTGTCGTGTCGTGTTCGTGTTGTGTTTGTGTACGCTACACAACTCTTATTCAATTTTTGGAGCCGCAGACAGGATGTCGAATTTCAAGATGGGTTGTTGCGACATTACGAAGCGAAGTACTACTGCCAACGACGACACGCTGCCAAGACGAATGAAGAGAAACTGTAAGTTACCATCTTACCTATCTTCTTGTATAATTTTGCAAGctagtcttttcttttattaaatttttgtttctatttttgaacaaaatttcaaggtaaatttattttgatcaattggtagacatgaaaagaaattcaaatttataaaatgataaaacctaactcataatatacaaaattcttaaaaaaaagagtaaaataaatagaaaaaaacgtaaaagtaagaaacaatgcatggaggaaaatactcaagagactgaattaagaaatgcaaatgtgaaaatatttgtttttcgaaaattttacttgtcatattatgtttattttacttgttccatatgatatttgtttcccttatggccacattttaacagttttgagcattcccgcattgacaaattgtttaaatgaaggaaaATAGATTGTCCTATGAAACTTGTGTTATAGTCATAGATATGTGCAAAATgagttgtaaatagtttctgttgaggttatggttaacatttcatcattaatatatgtgaaaatacaaggaaCGTCTGAAAACTAGTTAAATACGTGGGATTcgtgtttaagatgttttatgcatAAGAATGCGTTGCTGGGTTAAAATTGTCATTGCTGAATAAATTTGTACATGGTTATCTT from Mercenaria mercenaria strain notata chromosome 11, MADL_Memer_1, whole genome shotgun sequence includes the following:
- the LOC123532576 gene encoding uncharacterized protein LOC123532576, producing the protein MDERTTVLLQRIINLIKLRHVAKNDLYTSSRATEDAVWTFHQNLAGRLHELADNSVDDLRETCNNQRLVIDSIVEKLTGYVEILTREKQNDDDIQLATQYVEVFERSDALGYNRVSFEANRNLEESLQLMSGIGNCNIGAVSGFAEANSDSTEHSESTRLSDDFKYIHNERNNPMENSWNSLSFGCDPASLNSRNTLSVSDRSICYDSLPRLQSYMTINEVNFEIASTAEDKIKKVEHLLPVENLVKRYVNKFKTCKHRTPCTISDILLTSNMMIVVADHYHNAIQLFAKDFTLLDEKSFPYPIGICELSCTTIAVSLRRSSQLVIFNLEHNSLQEMMVLRVHCEYYLWQVAFKANRLFVVCDENDVHMMGLSGTESCVIHSGVPTERGYLRYFDVDDTGTQIYLCESRGLRCITPTGKLQWRFTNASFPEDQRDKHGHVIEDVCYKNGVILGTHWIQSKIFQISTDGHFLGVVVLDQLEHPRVMSIMGRTLVVAQFHPLMKQSKRRTVKCFELGRDFGTL